One Sanguibacter keddieii DSM 10542 genomic window carries:
- a CDS encoding carbohydrate ABC transporter permease: MTTLTAPAGSTGTRTSPPGKRRSVGPTLAPYAFIAPFYLLYVLFMIVPILAAMVLSTTQWAGLGSPTFVGLRNYAGLLTDTSFWTAMGNSGIYVLVSVLVVVPLSLLVAQALNAKGLRGRDLFRVTYFIPMVISPIVISLIFSMMLDTEFGLVNTLLQSVLGFGGVDWLGDPTWAKVSLSFVMLWRWVGYLTIFFLAGLQAVPRELYEAAELDGAGTVRKFTTVTLPAIQPVTAFVVVTSFISAAQIFDEPYLLTRGGPGESTLSIAMFVFRAAFERQQFGYAAAAGIVLFVVVFAVSRLLNRALSIGKAS; the protein is encoded by the coding sequence ATGACCACCCTCACCGCACCCGCCGGCTCGACCGGTACCCGGACCAGCCCGCCGGGGAAGCGCCGCTCCGTCGGCCCGACCCTCGCGCCCTACGCCTTCATCGCACCGTTCTACCTGCTGTACGTGCTGTTCATGATCGTGCCGATCCTCGCTGCGATGGTCCTCAGCACCACGCAGTGGGCCGGCCTCGGCTCGCCGACCTTCGTCGGCCTGCGCAACTACGCCGGGCTGCTCACGGACACGAGCTTCTGGACGGCGATGGGCAACTCCGGCATCTACGTCCTCGTCAGCGTGCTCGTCGTCGTCCCGCTGTCGCTGCTCGTCGCGCAGGCGCTCAACGCCAAGGGGCTGCGAGGACGCGACCTCTTCCGCGTCACCTACTTCATCCCGATGGTCATCTCGCCGATCGTCATCTCGCTCATCTTCTCGATGATGCTCGACACCGAGTTCGGGCTCGTCAACACCCTGCTCCAGTCCGTCCTCGGCTTCGGCGGCGTCGACTGGCTCGGCGACCCGACCTGGGCCAAGGTCTCGCTGAGCTTCGTCATGCTGTGGCGCTGGGTGGGGTACCTCACCATCTTCTTCCTCGCCGGGCTGCAGGCCGTCCCGCGCGAGCTCTACGAGGCGGCGGAGCTCGACGGCGCCGGGACCGTCCGGAAGTTCACCACGGTGACGCTGCCCGCCATCCAGCCCGTCACCGCCTTCGTGGTGGTCACGTCCTTCATCAGCGCGGCGCAGATCTTCGACGAGCCCTACCTGCTGACCCGCGGCGGCCCGGGGGAGTCGACGCTGTCCATCGCCATGTTCGTGTTCCGCGCCGCCTTCGAGCGCCAGCAGTTCGGCTACGCCGCGGCGGCCGGCATCGTCCTGTTCGTCGTCGTCTTCGCGGTGAGCCGGCTGCTCAACCGCGCCCTGAGCATCGGGAAGGCATCATGA
- a CDS encoding carbohydrate ABC transporter permease, translating into MTTQATASERPSARTAPSTPRKRRDRRPSSDSRRLTPQRFVLYLTLTVLMGVFVMPLLFALSGSFKERGEIFTNPLQLVPGSPTLENYRNLLTQQPFWSWFAMSTAVATIATVVSVFVCALAGFAFAKYRFRGKGPLFTIMFSSLSIPFAVILVPLFVLLVKSGLGNPFFALIVPWVAPAFGIFMMQQFIVQSVPDELLEAARIDGTSEFGIFWRVVLPLLRPSLGALGVWSFLQSYNSFLWPLVIVSDVDQYTLPLGLNILYGSENRAFDLVLAGSVLASVPMIIVFLLLRKQLLEGLSAGAVKG; encoded by the coding sequence ATGACCACCCAGGCCACAGCCTCCGAGAGGCCTTCTGCCCGCACCGCACCCAGCACGCCTCGGAAGCGCCGCGACCGGCGCCCCAGCAGCGACAGCCGCCGGCTCACCCCACAGCGCTTCGTGCTCTACCTGACGCTCACCGTCCTCATGGGCGTGTTCGTCATGCCGCTGCTCTTCGCGCTCTCCGGCTCCTTCAAGGAGCGCGGCGAGATCTTCACGAACCCGCTGCAGCTGGTCCCGGGCTCGCCGACACTCGAGAACTACCGGAACCTGCTCACCCAGCAGCCCTTCTGGTCGTGGTTCGCCATGAGCACCGCCGTGGCGACCATCGCGACGGTCGTGTCCGTCTTCGTCTGCGCGCTCGCCGGCTTCGCCTTCGCCAAGTACCGGTTCCGCGGCAAGGGGCCGCTCTTCACCATCATGTTCAGCTCGTTGTCGATCCCCTTCGCGGTGATCCTAGTGCCGCTGTTCGTCCTGCTCGTGAAGTCCGGCCTCGGCAACCCGTTCTTCGCGCTCATCGTGCCGTGGGTCGCCCCGGCCTTCGGGATCTTCATGATGCAGCAGTTCATCGTGCAGTCTGTCCCGGACGAGCTCCTCGAGGCCGCGCGCATCGACGGCACGTCCGAGTTCGGGATCTTCTGGCGCGTGGTGCTCCCGCTGCTGCGGCCCTCCCTCGGGGCGCTCGGGGTGTGGAGCTTCCTGCAGAGCTACAACAGCTTCCTGTGGCCGCTCGTCATCGTGTCCGACGTCGACCAGTACACGCTGCCGCTCGGCCTCAACATCCTCTACGGCTCCGAGAACCGCGCCTTCGACCTGGTCCTGGCCGGGTCGGTCCTCGCCTCGGTGCCGATGATCATCGTCTTCCTGCTGCTGCGCAAGCAGCTGCTCGAAGGTCTGTCCGCCGGGGCCGTCAAGGGCTGA
- a CDS encoding beta-galactosidase, with amino-acid sequence MTLPPKVLFGAAYYHEYQPSPRLETDLDLMVEAGFSVIRVGESVWSTWEPEEGRLDLEWLAPVLDGAHERGLSVILGTPTYAVPMWLARRYPEIAGERRTGERSGWGARQEANFTHAAFRFHAERVVRAVVARYADHPAVIGYQVDNEPGNEIFHNHDVFERFVDELRETYGDVETLNREWGLTYWSHRLSTWADLWTPDNNAQPQYDLAWRRFQASLTTELIEWQADLVRTLARPEQFVMTCLSYDRPALEDDAVGAVLDVTAGNPYYRVQDHLAVPATGDPEQKWFTTGTWAMYRTADRMYSTRQEPFLVTETAAASIWGSNLNEAPYDGQLRQAAWALVARGAQMVEYWHWHTLHYGTETYWGGVLPHSQQPGRIYEQVAELGAELAAAGPVVAGAVPEADLGIVYDNASKWAMAFQPPLGDDTEPLPRSYEMIVDAYYRGAFEAGLQVRVVHPRHLFDRPAAEVAAELPTLVVAGFYVTTDAQLDWLDAYAEAGGHLVLGIRTGYADTEARARLDVKPSRLTEAAGVMYDEFSNLQVRLPVVAPTGSSFVVPEGATAGRWVDGLKVVGDAEPLLEYVHPHFGRWPAVTSAARGAGRVTYVGTLLDPTTTGSLLRWATPARAAGEWSDAAAAHPSVTVSGATLTDGRTVRYVHNWSWETVSFVAPRDVSDAVDGRALAAGETLELGAWDVRVLVEG; translated from the coding sequence ATGACACTCCCACCGAAGGTCCTGTTCGGCGCCGCGTACTACCACGAGTACCAGCCCTCGCCGCGGCTCGAGACCGACCTCGACCTCATGGTCGAGGCCGGGTTCTCGGTGATCCGCGTCGGCGAGTCCGTCTGGTCCACCTGGGAGCCCGAGGAGGGCCGTCTCGACCTCGAGTGGCTCGCCCCGGTGCTCGACGGCGCCCACGAGCGCGGCCTGAGCGTCATCCTCGGGACCCCCACCTACGCGGTCCCGATGTGGCTCGCCCGGCGGTACCCGGAGATCGCGGGGGAGCGCCGCACCGGGGAGCGCAGCGGGTGGGGCGCACGCCAGGAGGCCAACTTCACGCACGCCGCCTTCAGGTTCCACGCCGAGCGCGTCGTCCGCGCCGTCGTCGCGCGCTACGCCGACCACCCCGCGGTGATCGGCTACCAGGTCGACAACGAGCCCGGCAACGAGATCTTCCACAACCACGACGTCTTCGAGCGCTTCGTGGACGAGCTCCGCGAGACCTACGGCGACGTCGAGACCCTCAACCGCGAGTGGGGCCTCACCTACTGGTCGCACCGTCTCTCGACCTGGGCCGACCTCTGGACACCCGACAACAACGCCCAGCCGCAGTACGACCTCGCCTGGCGACGGTTCCAGGCGAGCCTGACCACCGAGCTCATCGAGTGGCAGGCCGACCTCGTGCGGACGCTCGCCCGCCCCGAGCAGTTCGTCATGACCTGCCTGTCCTACGACCGTCCCGCCCTCGAGGACGACGCCGTCGGCGCGGTCCTCGACGTCACGGCGGGTAACCCGTACTACCGGGTGCAGGACCACCTCGCGGTCCCGGCGACCGGCGACCCCGAGCAGAAGTGGTTCACCACCGGGACCTGGGCCATGTACCGCACGGCCGACCGCATGTACTCGACGCGGCAGGAGCCCTTCCTCGTCACCGAGACCGCGGCCGCGTCGATCTGGGGCTCGAACCTCAACGAGGCGCCGTACGACGGGCAGCTGCGCCAGGCCGCCTGGGCGCTCGTCGCCCGGGGTGCGCAGATGGTCGAGTACTGGCACTGGCACACGCTCCACTACGGCACCGAGACGTACTGGGGTGGCGTGCTCCCGCACAGCCAGCAGCCCGGGCGCATCTACGAGCAGGTCGCCGAGCTCGGCGCCGAGCTCGCGGCGGCGGGCCCGGTCGTCGCCGGGGCGGTGCCCGAGGCCGACCTCGGCATCGTCTACGACAACGCGAGCAAGTGGGCGATGGCCTTCCAGCCGCCGCTCGGCGACGACACCGAGCCGCTGCCGCGGTCCTACGAGATGATCGTCGACGCCTACTACCGGGGTGCCTTCGAGGCCGGGCTCCAGGTGCGGGTCGTCCACCCCCGGCACCTGTTCGACCGGCCCGCGGCCGAGGTCGCCGCAGAGCTCCCGACGCTCGTCGTCGCCGGCTTCTACGTGACGACCGACGCGCAGCTCGACTGGCTCGACGCCTACGCCGAGGCCGGCGGGCACCTCGTCCTCGGCATCCGCACCGGGTATGCCGACACCGAGGCCCGGGCCCGTCTCGACGTCAAGCCGTCACGACTCACCGAGGCCGCGGGCGTGATGTACGACGAGTTCTCCAACCTCCAGGTGCGTCTGCCCGTGGTCGCCCCGACGGGCAGCTCTTTCGTCGTCCCCGAGGGCGCGACGGCGGGCCGGTGGGTCGACGGCTTGAAGGTCGTCGGAGACGCCGAGCCTCTGCTCGAGTACGTCCACCCGCACTTCGGCCGGTGGCCGGCCGTCACCTCCGCGGCACGCGGGGCCGGGCGGGTCACCTACGTCGGGACCCTCCTGGACCCGACGACGACGGGCTCACTGCTCCGCTGGGCCACCCCGGCCAGGGCCGCTGGGGAGTGGTCCGACGCCGCAGCCGCCCACCCGTCGGTCACCGTCTCCGGCGCGACGCTCACCGACGGCCGGACCGTGCGCTACGTCCACAACTGGTCGTGGGAGACCGTCTCCTTCGTGGCGCCGCGCGACGTCAGCGACGCGGTCGACGGTCGTGCGCTCGCGGCGGGCGAGACGCTCGAGCTGGGCGCGTGGGACGTGCGCGTGCTCGTCGAGGGCTGA
- a CDS encoding low molecular weight phosphatase family protein — MPSPTSRTPHVVFVCQKNGGKSQMAAALLRDLAGDSVVVTSAGTLPGTALNVQSVESLAEIGVGVGDEHPKALTPEMLEAADLVVVLGTEAQVQAPDGTPLETWVTDEPSDRGITGAERMRLVRDDIRARVGDLRRRL; from the coding sequence GTGCCCAGCCCCACCTCCCGCACCCCGCACGTCGTCTTCGTGTGCCAGAAGAACGGCGGCAAGTCGCAGATGGCCGCCGCCCTTCTCCGCGACCTGGCCGGTGACAGCGTCGTCGTCACCTCCGCCGGCACGCTCCCCGGGACCGCGCTCAACGTGCAGTCGGTCGAGTCGCTGGCCGAGATCGGCGTCGGTGTCGGCGACGAGCACCCCAAGGCCCTGACCCCCGAGATGCTCGAGGCCGCCGACCTCGTCGTGGTCCTCGGCACCGAGGCCCAGGTGCAGGCCCCGGACGGCACGCCTCTCGAGACCTGGGTCACCGACGAGCCCTCCGACCGCGGCATCACCGGCGCAGAGCGCATGCGCCTCGTCCGGGACGACATCCGGGCACGGGTCGGCGACCTGCGCCGCCGCCTCTGA
- a CDS encoding GNAT family N-acetyltransferase → MTLALRPLAPHDLPAWIERSVAEYAADLVTMGATPAEAQRRARASIEDDVAEGSLPDGHVVFDLLDGSEAPVGYLWVGPDTSDDPTAWWVWDVVVDTEHRGRGYGRQAMLLGEDYARSQGARTLGLSVFGFNTGARRLYESLGYETTSVKMAKTLA, encoded by the coding sequence ATGACTCTCGCACTGCGCCCGCTCGCGCCCCACGACCTCCCCGCCTGGATCGAGCGGAGCGTCGCCGAGTACGCGGCGGACCTCGTCACCATGGGTGCGACGCCCGCCGAAGCGCAGCGTCGCGCACGGGCGAGCATCGAGGACGACGTCGCCGAGGGCAGCCTCCCTGACGGGCACGTCGTCTTCGACCTCCTCGACGGGTCCGAGGCGCCGGTCGGTTACCTGTGGGTCGGCCCCGACACCTCAGACGACCCGACTGCCTGGTGGGTCTGGGACGTCGTGGTCGACACCGAGCACCGAGGCCGCGGCTACGGCCGGCAGGCGATGCTGCTGGGCGAGGACTACGCGCGCTCGCAGGGTGCCCGCACCCTCGGGCTCAGCGTCTTCGGGTTCAACACCGGCGCGCGACGCCTCTACGAGTCGCTCGGCTACGAGACCACGTCGGTCAAGATGGCCAAGACGCTCGCCTGA
- a CDS encoding glycosyltransferase family 2 protein — translation MSSVGVVVTAYDQGRTVEDAVLSVLAQSHPVDEVVVVDDGSTAPESLEVLAGLPRLGGTAPVVRVLHQPNGGVSAARNTGIAASGTEVVAVLDGDDLWEPTFVEKTLALLADDSTVAASSWLSMFGVAQGVVEPTGGTVEAFLPRNAAPASALFRRAHWGEAGGYDESMRQGFEDWDFFLRLLRRDGSRVAVVPEPLLRYRTHPASANVRSMEDRLARYAQVVANHRETFTAHLESALLGLERTSITRLAAWEEIVADDPALDVGRVSFGDGGMAAAVRIASVRSQT, via the coding sequence ATGTCATCCGTCGGGGTGGTCGTCACGGCCTACGACCAGGGGCGCACCGTCGAGGACGCCGTCCTCTCGGTGCTCGCGCAGAGCCACCCGGTCGACGAGGTCGTCGTGGTCGACGACGGGTCGACCGCCCCGGAGAGCCTCGAGGTGCTGGCCGGGCTCCCCCGCCTCGGTGGGACCGCCCCCGTCGTGCGCGTGCTGCACCAGCCGAACGGCGGGGTCTCAGCGGCGCGCAACACCGGGATCGCGGCGTCGGGCACCGAGGTCGTCGCCGTCCTCGACGGTGACGACCTCTGGGAGCCGACCTTCGTCGAGAAGACCCTGGCGCTGCTCGCCGACGACAGCACCGTCGCGGCGTCCAGCTGGCTGTCGATGTTCGGCGTCGCCCAGGGCGTCGTCGAGCCCACCGGCGGCACCGTCGAGGCGTTCCTGCCGCGCAACGCCGCCCCCGCGTCGGCCCTGTTCCGGCGGGCGCACTGGGGAGAGGCCGGCGGGTACGACGAGTCGATGCGGCAGGGCTTCGAGGACTGGGACTTCTTCCTCCGGCTCCTGCGGCGCGACGGGTCCCGGGTGGCTGTCGTCCCCGAGCCTCTGCTGAGGTACCGCACGCACCCGGCCTCGGCAAACGTCCGCAGCATGGAGGACCGGCTCGCACGCTACGCGCAGGTCGTCGCGAACCACCGGGAGACCTTCACCGCGCATCTGGAGTCAGCGCTCCTCGGGCTCGAGCGGACCTCGATCACCCGGCTCGCCGCGTGGGAGGAGATCGTCGCCGACGACCCCGCGCTCGACGTCGGACGGGTCAGCTTCGGTGACGGCGGGATGGCCGCAGCCGTGCGCATCGCGTCCGTCCGGTCCCAGACCTGA
- a CDS encoding GntR family transcriptional regulator, whose translation MTPDLIADQIARAIREGEFGQGAQLVQEDLARRFGVSRNPIREALRLLEANGLVEIRGGGGATVRTLSSDDLVELYGLRKVLEPTIAEALVDSSTQRAVAELDSMATAMADEPRIPQWMELNYTFHQRLYVLSGLPRTASILTSLLSAVQPYSRRNIEDLGGKEQADVEHRSIVDALRAHDSDRLAALFVQHLEGAERRLRPAPAASTAL comes from the coding sequence ATGACGCCAGATCTCATCGCGGACCAGATCGCGCGCGCGATCCGAGAGGGCGAGTTCGGCCAGGGCGCCCAGCTCGTCCAGGAGGACCTCGCCCGACGCTTCGGCGTCAGCCGCAACCCCATCCGCGAGGCCCTGCGCCTCCTCGAGGCCAACGGGCTCGTCGAGATCCGCGGTGGCGGTGGCGCCACGGTCCGCACGCTCTCCTCCGACGACCTCGTCGAGCTGTACGGCCTGCGCAAGGTCCTCGAGCCGACCATCGCGGAGGCCCTCGTCGACAGCTCGACGCAGCGCGCCGTCGCGGAGCTCGACTCGATGGCCACCGCGATGGCCGACGAGCCGCGGATCCCCCAGTGGATGGAGCTCAACTACACGTTCCACCAACGCCTGTACGTGCTCTCCGGGCTCCCGAGGACCGCGTCGATCCTCACCTCGCTGCTGAGCGCCGTGCAGCCCTACTCCCGTCGCAACATCGAGGACCTCGGGGGCAAGGAACAGGCCGACGTCGAGCACCGCTCGATCGTCGACGCCCTCCGCGCCCACGACTCTGACCGGCTCGCAGCACTGTTCGTCCAGCACCTCGAGGGCGCAGAACGGCGTCTCCGCCCAGCCCCCGCGGCGTCGACCGCTCTCTGA
- a CDS encoding MFS transporter gives MMGARQRPHFAWMVFAAACVISFVGFGLTLNTASLYWGSVSEELGISLSDVALMSTVSGIAGAVALGVASPLFERINLKIFLSIMVVLTACAYFASAGATSIWVLYAANLVLGVTKAVAILLSVPILLGNWFEKHLGLVTGIAGAMTAVGGAVFSPIIGDIITDHGWRSAYVVTGVIVLVTLLPFTLFVTKLRPTGEQRPFGFEPKDGANVTLTGIPARRAFRTLPFVCFAAVGVILQLAGSLVQHLPTYLTQGGLTLTAAAAIFSALLIGASVGKFAIGAALDHMRPMLAVGIFTLVALFGWSGLWAFSGQLPLSVASFSSGMGQAINLVAVVVLVRNVFGALEYSKILGPILMVGSLANAAGVYVHGLVYDSTGSYDLSFAANLVIFVVAFGILAVALRSGARLTPSDAVPGASAPAIDPAGERDDDAAPVSPVVTR, from the coding sequence ATGATGGGTGCGAGACAGCGGCCGCACTTCGCCTGGATGGTCTTCGCGGCAGCGTGCGTCATCTCGTTCGTCGGTTTCGGCCTGACGCTCAACACGGCCAGCCTCTACTGGGGCTCCGTGAGCGAGGAGCTCGGGATCTCCCTCTCCGACGTCGCCCTCATGAGCACGGTGTCCGGCATCGCGGGCGCGGTCGCGCTCGGCGTGGCGTCGCCGCTCTTCGAGCGGATCAACCTCAAGATCTTCCTCAGCATCATGGTCGTCCTGACCGCGTGCGCCTACTTCGCCTCGGCCGGTGCCACGAGCATCTGGGTGCTCTACGCCGCGAACCTCGTGCTCGGCGTGACGAAGGCCGTGGCGATCCTGCTCTCCGTGCCGATCCTGCTCGGGAACTGGTTCGAGAAGCACCTCGGTCTGGTCACCGGCATCGCAGGCGCCATGACCGCGGTGGGCGGAGCCGTCTTCAGCCCCATCATCGGCGACATCATCACCGACCACGGGTGGCGCTCGGCCTACGTGGTCACCGGAGTCATCGTCCTCGTGACGCTCCTGCCCTTCACCCTGTTCGTCACGAAGCTCCGACCCACGGGGGAGCAGCGACCGTTCGGCTTCGAGCCCAAGGACGGCGCGAACGTGACGCTCACGGGGATCCCGGCCCGGCGCGCGTTCCGGACCCTGCCCTTCGTGTGCTTCGCCGCGGTCGGCGTGATCCTGCAGCTCGCCGGCTCCCTCGTCCAGCACCTCCCCACGTACCTGACCCAGGGAGGCCTCACGCTCACCGCGGCCGCCGCGATCTTCTCCGCGCTGCTCATCGGGGCGTCGGTCGGCAAGTTCGCCATCGGTGCAGCGCTCGACCACATGCGACCGATGCTCGCGGTCGGGATCTTCACGCTCGTGGCACTGTTCGGCTGGTCTGGGCTGTGGGCGTTCTCGGGACAGCTGCCGCTGTCGGTCGCGAGCTTCTCGAGCGGGATGGGCCAGGCGATCAACCTCGTCGCTGTCGTCGTCCTCGTCCGCAACGTGTTCGGGGCGCTCGAGTACAGCAAGATCCTCGGTCCGATCCTCATGGTCGGGTCGCTCGCGAACGCGGCCGGCGTGTACGTGCACGGGCTCGTCTACGACAGCACCGGCAGCTACGACCTGTCGTTCGCGGCCAACCTGGTGATCTTCGTGGTGGCCTTCGGGATCCTCGCGGTGGCACTGCGTTCTGGGGCACGTCTCACCCCGTCCGATGCCGTGCCCGGTGCCTCGGCACCGGCGATCGACCCGGCGGGGGAGCGCGACGACGACGCTGCTCCCGTGTCGCCTGTGGTGACGCGATGA
- a CDS encoding carboxylesterase family protein: MSDDVSRPDSGRAHQDQSAGVRSWLGIRYATAERFRPPVLVELDESAPTSAYGAAPFQTPPPVPPLGAEPDEDCHFLNVWAPEHVTDEPLPVYVSVYGGGFEHGAGSAWTQDGAVLAATGRVVVVSPSYRVGALGFVSLDAYGSPFEGAHNLGLQDLVTALAWVKENIRAFGGDPDQVCVVGESAGGFLTAALPAVRAADGLFARLSVHSAGASRIVPPQRAESMAADLLSDLGATDELARLMGVPAADLVDAQSRIVARDIGIRNGPSPHALGVVDDSASLAPVLSEHPLESFASGRVAHVPLLVSATQDEIALFRAAAQDTFDPDSLSAVVAEVTSWGVGDERARRLVDGFSATLGEGASPGEIRERILSDYVYRLPVVRLAQTHAASGGQAHLLLIGGADGLPAGHACDVPGLIGRHLPDASAAAVRRDDQLTDAVLDFVTGDGPSWGCTEVDELRAHGIGELREDATAQLRTVLEVWDGIPRP, from the coding sequence ATGAGCGACGACGTCTCCCGGCCGGACAGCGGCCGAGCGCACCAGGACCAGAGCGCAGGGGTCCGCAGCTGGCTCGGCATCCGCTACGCGACCGCCGAGAGGTTCCGCCCGCCGGTCCTGGTCGAGCTCGACGAGAGTGCCCCGACCTCCGCCTACGGGGCCGCCCCGTTCCAGACCCCGCCTCCGGTGCCTCCCCTCGGGGCAGAGCCTGACGAGGACTGCCACTTCCTCAACGTCTGGGCTCCGGAGCACGTCACCGACGAGCCGCTGCCCGTCTACGTCTCCGTCTACGGCGGTGGCTTCGAGCACGGCGCAGGGTCGGCCTGGACTCAGGACGGCGCCGTCCTGGCCGCGACCGGGCGCGTGGTCGTCGTCTCGCCGAGCTACCGGGTGGGAGCGCTCGGTTTCGTGTCGCTCGACGCGTACGGGTCCCCGTTCGAGGGGGCCCACAACCTCGGGCTGCAGGACCTGGTGACGGCGCTCGCCTGGGTCAAGGAGAACATCCGGGCCTTCGGCGGAGACCCAGACCAGGTCTGCGTCGTCGGTGAGAGCGCCGGAGGGTTCCTCACGGCGGCGCTCCCCGCCGTCCGGGCTGCTGACGGGCTGTTCGCACGTCTGTCCGTCCACTCCGCCGGTGCCTCGCGCATCGTCCCGCCGCAGCGGGCGGAGTCGATGGCAGCAGACCTGCTGAGCGACCTCGGGGCGACGGACGAGCTCGCTCGTCTGATGGGTGTGCCGGCCGCCGACCTGGTCGACGCCCAGAGCAGGATCGTCGCGAGAGACATCGGGATCCGCAACGGCCCCTCGCCGCACGCGCTGGGTGTCGTCGACGACTCCGCGTCCCTGGCGCCTGTGCTGTCTGAGCACCCCCTCGAGAGCTTCGCGTCGGGGCGGGTCGCCCACGTCCCGCTCCTCGTGAGCGCGACGCAGGACGAGATCGCGCTGTTCCGAGCGGCTGCTCAGGACACGTTCGACCCCGACAGCCTCAGCGCCGTCGTGGCGGAGGTGACCTCGTGGGGCGTCGGCGACGAGCGTGCCCGGCGCCTCGTCGACGGGTTCTCCGCGACCCTCGGCGAGGGCGCCTCGCCAGGAGAGATCAGAGAGCGGATCCTCAGCGACTACGTCTACCGTCTGCCGGTCGTGCGTCTCGCCCAGACGCACGCCGCGTCGGGCGGGCAGGCGCACCTCCTGCTGATCGGCGGTGCCGACGGCCTGCCCGCCGGGCACGCCTGCGACGTACCTGGGTTGATCGGACGGCACCTTCCCGACGCGTCAGCGGCTGCGGTGAGGCGTGACGACCAGCTCACCGATGCCGTGCTGGACTTCGTCACCGGTGATGGCCCGTCCTGGGGGTGCACCGAGGTCGACGAGCTGCGGGCGCACGGGATCGGTGAGCTCCGCGAGGACGCCACGGCCCAGCTCCGGACCGTCCTCGAGGTCTGGGACGGGATCCCGCGCCCCTGA
- a CDS encoding pyridoxamine 5'-phosphate oxidase family protein, with translation MRHSALLDASLHLWLTANRPDGPPHTTPLWFVHDDDALWVSVRQTSWKARLLRLDPRVSLAVEGTAPAGGLVGEGTAELVEVGSRPDVARAFAARYDGWDGADPATDGPRVLAKITLSRWFQEPL, from the coding sequence ATGCGCCACTCAGCCCTCCTCGACGCCTCGCTGCACCTGTGGCTCACGGCGAACCGGCCCGACGGACCTCCGCACACCACCCCGCTGTGGTTCGTGCACGACGACGACGCCCTGTGGGTGTCGGTCCGGCAGACGTCGTGGAAGGCCCGGCTGCTGCGGCTCGACCCGCGGGTCAGCCTCGCGGTCGAGGGCACGGCACCGGCGGGCGGACTCGTCGGGGAGGGCACGGCCGAGCTCGTCGAGGTCGGCTCGCGTCCCGACGTCGCTCGGGCGTTCGCCGCGCGCTACGACGGGTGGGACGGGGCGGACCCCGCGACCGACGGACCGCGTGTGCTCGCGAAGATCACCCTCAGCCGGTGGTTCCAAGAGCCCCTCTGA